A window of Microbispora hainanensis genomic DNA:
CGCACACGCGGTGGTCTACTCCGCTGAGGCGGACGCGGGCGGCCATGTGATCGTCACCTTGTATGACGTGACGCTCGGCGACCCCGACGCCTTCCTCCTCGCGGTGGACGCCGTACGGCGGCTTCCCGCCTTCCACCTCGTGCCCGTCCTCGACGCCGGCACCAGCGGGGGCAGGCCCTACGTCGTGACGGAGCCGGTTGACGGGCCCACGCTGTCCGAGGAGGTGGCCGCTCGGGGGCCGCTGCCGGAGCCGGCGCTCTACCGGTTCGCCGTCGGGACGGCGACCGCGCTGGTCGCCGTCCACGAAGCCGGAGCCGTGCACGGAGCGTTCGGCCCGGACGCCGTGATCCTGACCCCGGACGGCCCTCGCGTGACCGGCGCCGGCATCGCCCCGCTGCTGAGACCGGCCGCCCCTCCCGGCGACGCCGCCGCTGATGCCAGGGCCGATCCAGGGGCCGATCCAGGGGCCCATCCAGGGGCCGACCGCGGCGCCACCCTGCCCGTGGACCTCGACGGACTGACGCCGGAGGAGCTCGCCGGACGGGCCACCGGGCCGCCTGCCGACGTGTTCGCCTGGGCGGGCGCCGTCGTCTTCGCCGCCACGGGACACCGGCCGTTCGAGGCGGGCTCGCCCGCGGCCGTCGTCACCAGGGTGCTGCACGGCGAACCGGACCTGTCCGCGCTGGAGGAACCGCTGCGGAGCCTGATCGCCGGGTGCCTCGCGAAGGACCCGGCGGCCCGCCCCACCGCCTCCGACGCCCTGCTCACGCTGGTCGGCCATTCCCTGCTCACCGTCCCCGTCGACCGCGGCCCACGCATGGCGCTTCCCGCCGCCGCGTCCGGGGACGATCGCGGCGAGCCCGGCGGCACGGACGCCGCACCGGCCCCGCAGCGGCCCGCGGCGGGGTCCGCGGCAGAGTCCGCGGCAGAGTTCGCGGCAGGGTCCGCGCGAGGCACACGGGCCCGGTGGAGGCGGCCGGCCCTCGCTCTCGCCGGGCTCGTGATCGCCCTCGCCTCGGCCGGCGGCGGCCACGCGCTCGCGCTGCGCCAGGCCGCCGCGACCGGCCCGGTCACGACGTCGCCGCCGCCGGTCGAGATCGTCTCGGCCGCCGCCGACCCGCCCACGCCTCCCGCCGCCACCACCCGCCTGAAGGTGCCCGGCGTACGCATGATGCTGCACGAGAGCCCTCAGGACGCCGTACGGATGACGGGCTACCGGGTCGGTCCGGACACCTACCTGCGGACGGGGGACGCGTTCGAGAAGCTGGAGACGCCGGACGTCGAGCCGCTCGTTTCCCCAGGAGGGGCCTGGCTCGCGCTTGTCCTGGCGAAGAAGGGGTCCGTCGAGTTCCGCGACCAGCGCGGCGGAGAGCGGTTCACCCTCGCCGCGCCGGCCCCGGACGGGAAGCTCGACCGGCCCGTCTGGTCTCGTGACGGCGCCCGGCTCCTGCTGTCCGTCATGACCGGAAAGAACACCCCCACGGGCTTCGTGGTGCTCGACCCCGCCACGCGGACCTCGTCGTACGTGGACACGCAGGACGAGCACGAGCAGGGGGTGGGTTCCTACGCGTGGCTGCCGGACGGATCGGGAGTCGCCGTCGGCCACGCCACCGGCTCCGGGCACGGTGTCCGGTTCCGCGACCTCACCGGACGGCAGACGCGCGACCTGCCCTGGGTGGGTCCGGGTGTCGGCCGCCGTCTCTTCTCCCCCTCAGGGCGGCTCTTCGTCACGTACTGCCCGAGCGGCGGCACCCTGTGCCTGTGGGACACCGCCACCGGCGTCCGCAGGCACTCGATCGCGATCTTCTTTTCCGGCGCCGTGTTCCTCGGCTGGTATGACGACGCGCACCTTCTCCTGATCGACCCGACCCGGAAGAACCACGAGGTCGT
This region includes:
- a CDS encoding protein kinase family protein; its protein translation is MLATSPLRPDDRERLGDYRLLGRITETAHAVVYSAEADAGGHVIVTLYDVTLGDPDAFLLAVDAVRRLPAFHLVPVLDAGTSGGRPYVVTEPVDGPTLSEEVAARGPLPEPALYRFAVGTATALVAVHEAGAVHGAFGPDAVILTPDGPRVTGAGIAPLLRPAAPPGDAAADARADPGADPGAHPGADRGATLPVDLDGLTPEELAGRATGPPADVFAWAGAVVFAATGHRPFEAGSPAAVVTRVLHGEPDLSALEEPLRSLIAGCLAKDPAARPTASDALLTLVGHSLLTVPVDRGPRMALPAAASGDDRGEPGGTDAAPAPQRPAAGSAAESAAEFAAGSARGTRARWRRPALALAGLVIALASAGGGHALALRQAAATGPVTTSPPPVEIVSAAADPPTPPAATTRLKVPGVRMMLHESPQDAVRMTGYRVGPDTYLRTGDAFEKLETPDVEPLVSPGGAWLALVLAKKGSVEFRDQRGGERFTLAAPAPDGKLDRPVWSRDGARLLLSVMTGKNTPTGFVVLDPATRTSSYVDTQDEHEQGVGSYAWLPDGSGVAVGHATGSGHGVRFRDLTGRQTRDLPWVGPGVGRRLFSPSGRLFVTYCPSGGTLCLWDTATGVRRHSIAIFFSGAVFLGWYDDAHLLLIDPTRKNHEVVVMDERGRQQRVLAEIAPADDTDDLIFSYTPLSGTPSSGTPFSSTGS